A DNA window from Undibacterium sp. YM2 contains the following coding sequences:
- a CDS encoding sigma-54 dependent transcriptional regulator, translating into MPAALANQRILIIDDDNSVLVSLALLLKQAGYTSISCDDAQQAMQILATQEINLVLQDMNFSLQTTGEEGLALLADIKRLYPALPVLLMTAWGSIALAVRGVKLGAADFFTKPWDNTQLQELIRSTLDMAQVAMPANADRQALDRQFDFSDIIGEHAELLKVLATIGRVAKTNASVLILGESGTGKELIADAIHRNSARAGKAIVKVNMGAVTTSLFESEMFGHVRGAFTDAKSDRKGHFAMASQGSLFLDEIGELNRNDQVKLLRVLQNHSYQAVGASKTEQADVRIISATNRELAELVASNEFREDLYYRLNLITIRLPPLRERRSDIPLLANRMMAGLVHSYGMQPVSLAPSALNWLSSRAWPGNIRQLRQCLERTLLLVGKPVLEQHDFLFAEQHEEAQGQGMSMSMAGMTLDQVEKLMIEKAMEQHNGNITRVAKALGLSRFSLYRRLEKHQITVTEDDDGNEVKQ; encoded by the coding sequence ATGCCAGCAGCATTAGCAAATCAACGTATCCTGATCATAGATGACGACAACTCGGTGCTGGTGTCGCTGGCTTTGCTGCTGAAGCAAGCTGGCTATACCAGCATCAGTTGTGACGATGCGCAGCAGGCCATGCAGATACTGGCAACGCAAGAGATCAACCTGGTCTTGCAGGACATGAATTTTTCCCTGCAAACTACGGGAGAAGAAGGCCTGGCTCTACTGGCTGACATCAAGCGTCTGTATCCAGCTTTGCCAGTGTTGCTGATGACGGCCTGGGGTTCGATTGCGCTGGCGGTGCGTGGCGTCAAACTCGGTGCCGCAGATTTTTTTACCAAGCCCTGGGATAACACCCAACTGCAGGAACTGATACGCAGCACGCTGGACATGGCGCAAGTTGCCATGCCCGCTAATGCAGATCGCCAGGCGCTGGACAGGCAGTTTGATTTCAGCGACATCATAGGCGAGCATGCTGAATTGCTGAAGGTATTGGCGACCATAGGCCGGGTTGCCAAAACCAATGCCTCAGTCCTGATACTAGGTGAGAGTGGTACTGGCAAGGAACTCATCGCCGATGCGATACACCGCAACAGCGCGCGCGCTGGCAAAGCCATTGTCAAGGTAAACATGGGCGCAGTGACAACGAGCCTGTTTGAGAGCGAAATGTTTGGCCATGTCAGGGGTGCTTTTACCGATGCAAAAAGCGACCGCAAGGGTCACTTCGCCATGGCCAGCCAGGGTAGTCTGTTCCTCGATGAAATCGGTGAACTGAACCGCAATGACCAGGTCAAGCTATTGCGGGTATTGCAAAATCATAGCTATCAGGCAGTCGGTGCCAGCAAGACCGAGCAGGCTGACGTGCGCATTATCTCGGCCACCAACCGCGAACTCGCAGAACTGGTTGCCAGCAATGAATTTCGTGAAGACCTGTATTACCGTCTGAACCTGATCACTATACGCCTGCCGCCTTTGCGCGAACGCCGCAGTGATATTCCACTGCTGGCAAACCGCATGATGGCAGGCCTGGTGCATAGCTATGGCATGCAGCCAGTCAGCCTTGCGCCATCCGCACTGAACTGGCTGAGTAGCAGGGCATGGCCGGGCAATATACGCCAGCTTAGGCAATGTCTGGAGCGAACCCTGCTACTGGTGGGCAAGCCTGTGCTCGAACAACATGATTTTCTGTTTGCCGAACAACATGAAGAAGCACAAGGCCAGGGCATGAGTATGAGCATGGCGGGCATGACACTCGATCAGGTAGAAAAACTGATGATAGAAAAAGCCATGGAACAGCATAATGGCAATATCACCCGCGTCGCCAAGGCCTTGGGCCTGAGCAGATTTTCACTGTACCGCAGGCTGGAAAAACATCAGATCACTGTTACTGAGGATGATGATGGTAATGAGGTAAAGCAATGA
- a CDS encoding PAS domain-containing sensor histidine kinase produces the protein MSLKRRLLAYLFIIHGIFLGLAFSFYLSQPLLIVFLELGLACSLALGIHLVNKVLQPLDFAQQFHDLLQDENYASRINPDSNKEINELVMLFNRMLEALYKERLELGEQRGFLDRLLEATPTAVIVFDFDDKISLMNASAQSLLGSRDLAGWSLPQLMLDSDISSNNGLLQQLQDLLPGESAVYGDTEGRRYRCQRNQFTDRGFKRDFLLIDEITAELASSEKATYEKLIRVLAHEVNNTVAATGSVLESLLFYSGQLQSEDAHDFITAITAVRKRNGNLGEFIERFTRVVKMPEPELKPHDLAAMLDGIVYLYRQQCSEPGISFNWVAREELPLQMLDGHLMEQALLNIVKNAIEAVESSIRQGRHESGYVNLELRRDPNTQSILLSIRDSANLLSDVPHGQLFTPFFTTKKGGQGIGLMFVREVLNRHGYSHKLMANGQGETSFDIFIDG, from the coding sequence ATGAGCCTGAAGCGGCGCTTGCTGGCTTATCTATTCATTATCCATGGTATTTTCCTGGGCCTGGCCTTCAGCTTTTACCTGAGCCAGCCCTTGCTCATCGTCTTTCTGGAACTGGGCCTGGCTTGCAGTCTTGCGCTTGGCATTCACCTCGTCAACAAGGTCTTGCAGCCACTGGATTTTGCCCAGCAATTCCATGATCTTTTGCAAGATGAGAATTATGCCAGCCGCATCAATCCGGACAGCAACAAGGAAATCAATGAGCTGGTCATGCTGTTCAACCGCATGCTCGAAGCCCTGTATAAAGAAAGGCTGGAACTCGGCGAACAACGTGGCTTTCTGGACCGCTTGCTGGAAGCGACGCCAACTGCAGTCATCGTATTTGATTTTGACGACAAGATCAGCCTGATGAATGCCAGTGCCCAGAGCTTGCTGGGTAGCAGGGACCTGGCGGGATGGAGCTTGCCGCAGTTGATGCTGGACAGTGATATTTCCAGCAATAACGGGCTGCTGCAGCAGCTGCAAGACCTGTTGCCTGGTGAAAGCGCCGTCTATGGTGATACCGAGGGCAGGCGCTATCGCTGCCAGAGAAACCAATTCACAGATCGTGGCTTCAAGCGCGATTTTTTATTGATCGACGAGATCACCGCAGAACTGGCCAGTTCAGAAAAAGCCACTTATGAAAAACTCATAAGGGTGCTGGCACATGAAGTCAATAATACGGTAGCAGCAACCGGGTCGGTACTCGAATCATTGCTGTTCTATAGCGGGCAATTGCAGTCTGAGGATGCGCATGATTTTATTACCGCCATCACCGCTGTCAGGAAGCGGAATGGCAATCTTGGTGAATTCATAGAACGCTTTACCCGTGTCGTCAAAATGCCTGAACCCGAATTGAAGCCGCATGACCTGGCTGCCATGCTGGATGGTATTGTTTATCTGTACCGTCAGCAATGCAGCGAGCCGGGCATCAGTTTCAATTGGGTAGCGCGTGAAGAACTGCCATTGCAAATGCTGGATGGGCATTTGATGGAACAGGCTTTACTGAATATCGTCAAGAATGCGATTGAAGCTGTCGAATCATCGATCAGGCAGGGGCGGCATGAGTCTGGCTATGTCAATCTCGAACTCAGACGTGACCCCAATACGCAGAGCATACTGTTATCCATCAGGGATTCTGCCAATCTCTTGTCGGATGTGCCACACGGACAATTGTTTACACCTTTCTTCACGACCAAGAAAGGTGGCCAGGGCATAGGCCTGATGTTTGTGCGTGAGGTCTTGAACCGGCATGGCTATAGCCATAAACTCATGGCAAATGGTCAGGGTGAGACCAGTTTTGATATCTTTATCGATGGCTGA
- a CDS encoding DUF1993 family protein, which produces MSISMYAASVPVFNQMLDSLSDVLKKAEAHATAKNIPAENFLQARLFPDMLALTRQVQIAADFAKGVTGRLAQAELPAYEDNEQTFAELQERIAKTKAFIATLDASKFEGSETRNIVLRPGTPKEQTFTGQAYLLNYGLPQFFFHVTTAYALFRHNGVEIGKKDFMGLR; this is translated from the coding sequence ATGTCCATTTCCATGTACGCTGCCTCTGTTCCCGTGTTTAACCAGATGCTTGATAGCCTCAGCGATGTCCTGAAAAAAGCTGAAGCGCATGCGACAGCCAAGAATATCCCGGCAGAGAATTTCTTGCAGGCGCGTTTGTTCCCTGACATGCTGGCGTTGACACGTCAGGTACAGATCGCTGCTGACTTCGCCAAGGGTGTAACAGGCCGTCTGGCTCAGGCTGAATTGCCAGCCTACGAAGACAATGAGCAGACTTTTGCAGAGCTACAAGAGCGTATCGCCAAGACCAAGGCTTTCATTGCCACGCTGGATGCATCCAAATTTGAAGGCAGCGAGACCCGCAACATCGTCTTGCGCCCAGGTACACCAAAAGAACAGACTTTCACTGGTCAGGCTTATTTGCTGAACTACGGCTTGCCGCAATTCTTTTTCCATGTGACGACGGCGTATGCCCTGTTCCGTCATAACGGTGTGGAAATTGGTAAAAAAGATTTTATGGGTTTGCGTTAA
- a CDS encoding MFS transporter — translation MSTTTPATGRSPFHKNFYVANSMEIFERLAWYGFFTLSSLYMTSPVSQGGLGLNDQERGFLQGMIPFLLYLLPVITGALADRYGYRRMFLIAFCIMCPAYFLLGQVHGFWSFCAAFLAVAVGAACFKPVVVGTIGRTTDDTNRGLGFGVFYTMVNVGGFLGPLVAGYVRAISWDMVFLMSSFWILLNFIPAIFLYKDAGHHEGDADQRSLHQVLLETQEVLGNGRLALLVVPAIIGIMVAAKGGISYAQYFMTMAGWAGINLVWSMLNKSGNQQHWYQQGIRIGNAQFVIYLLIMTGFWTIYNQLFITLPLYIRDFVDTGDLVQMIEKFSPSALNFLAAVNVEQLAKVLPAMAAKLSTGIDSQMLEHLRLELVNYKVMPPLEELQSGLQALQAGHISATNLATDWSQAYRQVNPEYIVNLDFGAVVLLQIAISTYVQRWKALPVLVMGTLVLSLSLWMAGLSHALLFGGVSVCMAVFVFALGEMIASPKSQEYVAAIAPKRKTAMFMGYYFVSMALGNLFAGLLSGWSYTVLARQMHQPMLMLSLFGGIGVITSVALLVFNLRLKAVQGFAVAA, via the coding sequence ATGTCCACCACTACACCTGCAACGGGCCGCAGCCCTTTTCATAAAAATTTCTATGTGGCGAACAGCATGGAAATTTTTGAGCGTCTGGCCTGGTATGGCTTCTTTACTCTGTCATCCCTGTACATGACCAGCCCGGTATCACAAGGTGGCCTGGGTTTGAATGATCAGGAACGCGGCTTCTTGCAGGGCATGATTCCCTTTCTGCTGTATCTGTTACCGGTGATTACTGGTGCGCTGGCCGACCGCTATGGCTACCGGCGCATGTTCCTGATCGCCTTTTGCATCATGTGCCCGGCTTATTTCCTGCTGGGCCAGGTACATGGCTTCTGGAGTTTTTGCGCAGCCTTTCTGGCCGTCGCTGTTGGTGCTGCCTGCTTCAAGCCCGTCGTAGTCGGCACCATAGGCCGTACAACTGATGACACAAATCGTGGCCTGGGATTTGGCGTGTTTTATACCATGGTCAACGTCGGTGGTTTCCTGGGGCCACTGGTAGCAGGCTACGTGCGCGCCATCAGTTGGGATATGGTGTTTCTGATGTCTTCATTCTGGATCTTGCTGAACTTCATACCCGCGATCTTCCTGTACAAGGATGCCGGGCATCACGAAGGCGATGCAGACCAGCGCAGCTTGCATCAGGTCTTGCTGGAAACTCAGGAGGTTCTTGGCAATGGCAGGCTGGCGCTGCTGGTCGTGCCGGCCATCATAGGCATCATGGTCGCAGCCAAAGGTGGTATCAGTTACGCGCAATACTTCATGACGATGGCGGGCTGGGCAGGTATCAATCTGGTCTGGAGTATGCTGAATAAATCTGGCAACCAGCAGCACTGGTACCAGCAAGGCATACGCATAGGCAATGCACAATTCGTTATTTACCTGCTCATCATGACAGGCTTCTGGACTATCTATAACCAGCTCTTCATCACCCTGCCCTTGTACATACGTGACTTTGTCGATACCGGCGATCTGGTGCAGATGATAGAAAAATTCAGCCCGTCTGCACTGAATTTTCTGGCAGCGGTGAATGTAGAGCAACTGGCCAAGGTCTTGCCAGCCATGGCTGCCAAACTCAGCACTGGCATCGATAGCCAGATGCTGGAACACTTGCGGCTGGAACTGGTGAACTACAAGGTCATGCCACCTCTGGAAGAATTACAGTCTGGCTTGCAGGCCTTGCAGGCGGGCCATATCAGTGCGACAAACCTGGCTACGGACTGGAGCCAGGCTTACCGCCAGGTCAATCCTGAATACATCGTCAATCTGGATTTTGGTGCTGTCGTACTCTTGCAAATCGCCATCAGCACTTATGTGCAACGCTGGAAAGCCTTGCCCGTACTGGTCATGGGCACATTGGTCTTGAGCCTCAGCCTGTGGATGGCAGGACTCTCTCATGCCTTGCTGTTTGGCGGCGTCAGTGTCTGCATGGCTGTGTTTGTATTTGCTTTGGGCGAGATGATTGCTTCACCAAAGAGCCAGGAATATGTGGCAGCGATTGCGCCAAAAAGAAAAACCGCAATGTTCATGGGCTATTACTTTGTCTCCATGGCGCTTGGCAATTTATTTGCCGGACTGTTGTCGGGATGGTCGTACACCGTACTGGCGCGGCAGATGCATCAACCAATGTTGATGTTGAGTTTGTTTGGGGGGATAGGCGTGATTACTTCTGTTGCGTTGCTGGTGTTTAATTTGAGGTTGAAAGCGGTGCAGGGTTTTGCGGTGGCGGCTTAA
- a CDS encoding Xaa-Pro peptidase family protein yields MTAEFELRLTKLRQRMSADGQQALLVFSLDNLRYLANYSGEAAYGIVTMDQVFLITDYRFIEQAEEECFACQFICRNRDQQSLGQAIREVLDAEHVSSLLFEAGHINLQMWSGIAQELEGIAFAPCTGLIEELRKIKDEWEIAQIRKAAAIADRALHDSLPLLRTGVSERDFALELEYRMQKLGSEGLSFPSIVGFGPRSALPHCIPSEKKLAEGDLVVIDFGAVVNGYRSDMTRSFVVGKASTQQKKMYDTVLRAQQAALDSLHAGQPATITSSAASDILQASEFANYTSTGLGHGVGIQLHEQPFISPVCQDVFQANYVVTIEPGIYIPGYGGVRIEDDVLILDDGYSFISHAPKVFELPI; encoded by the coding sequence ATGACAGCAGAATTTGAGCTAAGGCTGACGAAACTGCGTCAGCGCATGAGTGCGGATGGGCAGCAGGCCCTGCTGGTTTTTTCCCTGGATAACCTGCGCTATCTTGCCAATTATTCTGGTGAAGCAGCATACGGCATCGTCACGATGGATCAGGTTTTTTTGATTACCGACTATCGCTTTATCGAACAGGCAGAAGAAGAATGCTTTGCATGTCAATTCATCTGCCGCAACCGCGACCAGCAAAGCCTGGGGCAAGCAATACGGGAAGTGCTGGATGCAGAACATGTCAGCAGCCTGCTGTTTGAAGCAGGACATATCAATTTGCAGATGTGGTCAGGAATAGCACAGGAACTCGAAGGCATTGCATTCGCGCCCTGCACTGGCCTGATCGAGGAGTTACGCAAGATCAAGGATGAGTGGGAGATCGCACAAATCCGCAAGGCAGCGGCAATTGCCGACCGGGCCTTGCATGACAGCCTGCCCCTGCTGCGCACAGGCGTCAGCGAGCGAGACTTTGCTCTGGAGCTTGAATACCGCATGCAAAAACTGGGATCTGAAGGCCTGTCCTTCCCAAGCATAGTCGGTTTTGGCCCACGCTCTGCGCTGCCACATTGCATACCCTCAGAAAAAAAACTTGCTGAGGGTGATCTCGTCGTCATCGATTTTGGTGCAGTCGTCAACGGCTATCGCTCGGACATGACGCGCAGCTTTGTGGTGGGCAAGGCCAGCACGCAGCAAAAAAAGATGTATGACACCGTGCTGCGGGCACAACAGGCTGCGCTCGATAGCCTGCACGCCGGTCAGCCAGCCACTATCACCAGCAGCGCCGCCAGCGATATCTTGCAAGCCTCGGAATTTGCCAACTATACCAGCACCGGCCTCGGCCATGGCGTAGGCATACAGTTGCACGAGCAGCCGTTTATCAGCCCTGTCTGCCAGGACGTATTTCAAGCCAACTATGTTGTCACCATAGAACCCGGCATTTACATACCCGGTTACGGTGGTGTGCGCATAGAAGATGATGTCCTCATCCTGGATGATGGTTATAGCTTCATTAGCCATGCTCCCAAAGTTTTTGAGCTGCCAATTTAA
- a CDS encoding proline racemase family protein: MTSATHARAFSDWRPSPDILQISSLDCHTGGEPLRIITGGFPVLPGKRILDKREYCKTHYDHLRTALMFEPRGHADMYGCLIVAAEREDSDFGALFLHNEGYSTMCGHAIIALARVALEAGVVASTGPMTTIKIDVPAGQITAYAEMCNNKVTRTYFDNVPSFVAALDVAVDVPELGSVNVTLAYGGAYYAYVDAPSLGLSLAADNHRQIIAMGRSIKAAVQKQIPIHHPFDKELSFLYGCIFSAPSTTPGVHSRNVCIFADGELDRSPTGSGVSGQAAILHARGALRVGENIVIESILGSQFKVAAYHPHSYGYHSAIIPRVEGSAHITGRSTFYLDPHDPLIQGFIFR, encoded by the coding sequence ATGACAAGTGCCACCCACGCCAGGGCTTTTTCGGACTGGCGACCCTCGCCAGACATCTTGCAGATCAGCAGCCTGGACTGTCATACCGGCGGTGAGCCCCTGCGTATCATCACTGGCGGTTTCCCCGTTTTACCCGGCAAGCGCATACTGGATAAACGTGAATACTGCAAAACACATTACGATCATTTGCGTACGGCGCTGATGTTTGAACCGCGCGGTCATGCCGATATGTATGGCTGCCTCATCGTTGCGGCAGAACGCGAGGACAGCGATTTCGGTGCGCTGTTCCTGCACAATGAAGGCTATAGCACCATGTGCGGCCATGCCATCATCGCCCTGGCCCGGGTAGCGCTGGAAGCGGGGGTCGTTGCCAGCACTGGCCCCATGACTACCATCAAGATCGATGTACCTGCAGGGCAAATCACGGCTTATGCCGAGATGTGCAACAACAAGGTCACACGCACTTATTTTGACAACGTACCTTCCTTTGTCGCTGCGCTTGACGTTGCTGTGGATGTGCCAGAACTGGGCAGTGTGAATGTCACGCTGGCGTATGGTGGTGCTTATTACGCCTACGTCGATGCGCCCAGCCTGGGCCTGTCACTGGCGGCAGACAATCACCGCCAGATCATCGCCATGGGGCGCAGCATCAAGGCTGCGGTGCAGAAGCAAATCCCCATACATCATCCCTTTGATAAAGAGCTCAGCTTTCTGTATGGCTGCATTTTCTCTGCGCCATCAACCACGCCGGGTGTGCATAGCCGCAATGTCTGCATCTTTGCTGACGGCGAGCTGGACCGCAGCCCGACTGGCAGCGGAGTATCCGGCCAGGCCGCCATCCTGCATGCGCGTGGTGCTTTACGTGTCGGTGAAAACATCGTCATAGAAAGCATACTCGGCAGCCAGTTCAAGGTGGCTGCTTATCATCCGCATAGCTATGGCTACCACAGCGCGATTATCCCGCGTGTGGAAGGCAGCGCCCATATCACAGGGCGCAGCACTTTTTATCTGGACCCGCATGACCCTTTGATACAAGGATTCATATTCCGATGA
- a CDS encoding TonB-dependent receptor, with product MKEKVLSHSLRLMFASGLGLGLSIMAGSSQAQDTSVPIQRVEVTGSSIKRINQETALPVQTLSRADIEKSGATNVESLIAALPSMQGFSTANQTINGGGGGLQTASIHNIGAAYTLVLLNGHRLASFGAGSTVNLASIPLSAVERVEILTDGASTLYGSDAIAGVVNFILRKNQTDAAVDFSYTQPQESGGKSYRVGVSKGFGDLEKDGYNVLLSYSHDEQSMLNANQRSFADTGVRRFTANGKNYATWFLSDNSSPSIVQLNFKNGADPILFSPNYLKDKSCGPNTFQVENRCRFDYASTVQLIPESKRDSLFSSLNYKLNSDATLFAEAVVSNFKQTGRYAPAAQPLALGLDSNLFAKYVTPYLAGLGVNPADLDSARMRLRISDAGGRNTAYTTEAQHLVLGAEGNAFGFDYNLSYTHSISKRSRDFAGGFLSKDKFYAIVDGGKYDPFAPAGSSAAILAPAVLHENWSSSKSTLDVLSLRGSRELFAIGSGKSQLGLGVDFSKQRYDYTATPIGMGTNALQPNYTDAPLGDSPGDLPIAASRKNWGSFAELLLPISKQFDVTAALRYDDYSAVTNTANFDEQGKPIASATQGNKADKLTYKLSAAYRAFDNLLLRASYGTGFKMASMSDITSPLTHSGNTGGTYPCPVKSPDPRAVNCMGSTQYDVLTGGNRLTGENGLKPEESKQASMGIRIEPTSSLSLGLDLWDVKMSNQIAQLPEAIVFGHPERYQNLFSTFYEPGQGDNILVGTLPSYNIANAHYRGIDWDHSFKTATPLGKLALNWTGTYMLMSDFDIPGSPTVRSVGRYDENNAVAFRVISKLVATLKTSDMFTHALTMNYRSGYHDASASVREVNANGSFGDFVAVKRDVASYTTFDWQTRAQLRKNLALTVGVRNLFNVNPPLSLKEGNGDQVGYDGRYTDALGRTFYLTGSYNF from the coding sequence ATGAAAGAAAAAGTATTATCCCATTCGCTGAGACTGATGTTCGCCAGCGGACTAGGCCTGGGCCTCAGTATCATGGCGGGCAGCAGTCAGGCGCAAGATACCAGCGTGCCCATACAGCGTGTGGAAGTGACAGGTTCATCGATCAAACGCATTAATCAGGAAACTGCCTTGCCAGTGCAGACCCTGTCACGCGCTGACATAGAAAAAAGTGGCGCAACCAACGTCGAAAGCCTGATTGCCGCCCTGCCCAGCATGCAGGGTTTCAGCACGGCCAATCAGACGATCAATGGCGGTGGTGGCGGTTTGCAAACAGCCTCCATCCATAATATTGGCGCTGCTTATACCCTGGTCTTGCTGAATGGCCACAGGCTGGCTTCCTTCGGTGCGGGCAGTACCGTTAATCTCGCGAGTATCCCCTTGTCTGCGGTTGAGCGGGTAGAGATTTTGACGGACGGTGCATCGACCTTGTATGGCTCGGATGCGATTGCCGGTGTCGTCAATTTTATCTTGCGCAAGAACCAGACGGATGCCGCAGTTGACTTCAGCTATACCCAGCCGCAAGAGTCAGGTGGCAAGTCATATCGCGTGGGTGTTTCCAAAGGTTTTGGTGACCTGGAAAAAGATGGCTACAACGTCTTGCTGTCTTACAGCCACGATGAACAAAGCATGCTCAATGCGAATCAGCGTTCATTCGCAGATACGGGCGTCAGGAGATTTACCGCCAATGGCAAGAATTATGCGACCTGGTTTTTGTCCGATAATTCCAGCCCATCCATAGTTCAATTGAATTTCAAGAATGGTGCTGATCCTATCCTGTTTTCACCGAATTACCTGAAGGATAAATCCTGCGGGCCAAATACCTTCCAGGTAGAAAACCGCTGCCGTTTTGATTATGCTTCGACTGTGCAATTGATACCCGAATCAAAACGTGACAGCCTGTTTTCTTCCTTGAATTACAAACTCAATAGCGACGCCACACTGTTTGCCGAGGCGGTGGTGTCCAACTTCAAGCAGACTGGCCGATATGCGCCGGCTGCACAGCCTTTGGCCCTGGGGCTGGACAGTAATCTGTTTGCCAAATATGTGACCCCTTATCTGGCTGGCCTCGGTGTCAATCCGGCTGATCTGGATTCGGCCAGAATGCGTCTGCGTATTTCAGATGCCGGTGGCCGTAATACGGCCTACACGACAGAAGCACAGCATCTGGTGCTGGGGGCGGAAGGCAATGCTTTTGGTTTTGACTATAACCTGTCTTATACGCATTCCATCTCCAAGCGCAGCCGCGATTTTGCTGGTGGCTTTTTGAGCAAGGACAAGTTCTACGCGATAGTCGATGGCGGTAAATACGATCCTTTTGCACCTGCGGGTTCTTCTGCGGCTATCCTGGCTCCCGCTGTCTTGCATGAAAACTGGTCCAGTTCCAAAAGTACGCTGGATGTGCTGAGTCTGCGTGGTTCGCGTGAATTGTTTGCAATAGGCAGTGGCAAGTCACAACTGGGGCTGGGTGTCGATTTCAGCAAGCAGCGCTATGACTATACCGCGACACCCATAGGCATGGGCACCAATGCGTTGCAGCCTAATTACACCGATGCACCACTCGGTGATTCACCAGGTGATTTGCCGATTGCGGCCAGTCGCAAAAACTGGGGTAGTTTCGCTGAGCTCCTGCTCCCCATCAGCAAGCAATTCGATGTGACTGCTGCTCTGCGTTATGATGATTACAGTGCCGTCACCAATACTGCCAATTTTGATGAACAGGGCAAGCCTATCGCATCTGCCACCCAGGGTAACAAGGCTGACAAGCTGACATACAAATTGTCTGCCGCCTACCGAGCTTTTGATAATCTCCTGTTGCGTGCTTCGTATGGCACGGGTTTCAAGATGGCCAGCATGAGCGATATCACATCACCGCTGACGCACAGTGGCAATACCGGTGGTACTTATCCCTGCCCGGTAAAATCACCTGATCCGCGTGCCGTGAACTGTATGGGTTCTACCCAATACGATGTGCTGACTGGTGGTAACCGCCTGACAGGCGAAAACGGCCTGAAGCCGGAAGAATCCAAACAAGCCAGCATGGGCATACGCATAGAGCCAACATCCAGCCTGTCTCTGGGACTGGATTTGTGGGATGTGAAAATGTCTAACCAGATCGCGCAATTGCCCGAGGCGATCGTCTTTGGTCATCCTGAGCGTTATCAAAACCTGTTTTCGACTTTCTATGAACCGGGCCAGGGCGACAATATCCTGGTAGGCACCCTGCCTTCCTACAATATTGCCAATGCCCATTATCGCGGCATAGACTGGGACCACAGCTTCAAGACAGCAACACCCCTGGGCAAGCTGGCTTTGAACTGGACGGGGACTTATATGCTGATGTCAGACTTTGATATTCCCGGCAGCCCGACTGTGCGTAGCGTAGGCCGTTATGATGAAAATAACGCGGTGGCTTTCCGCGTTATCAGCAAACTGGTGGCGACGTTGAAGACCTCAGACATGTTCACGCATGCACTGACAATGAATTACCGTTCCGGCTATCACGATGCTTCAGCTTCTGTGCGTGAAGTGAACGCGAATGGCAGCTTTGGTGATTTTGTCGCGGTCAAGCGTGATGTGGCGTCCTACACCACTTTTGACTGGCAGACCCGGGCGCAACTGCGCAAGAACCTGGCATTGACGGTGGGTGTACGCAATCTGTTCAATGTCAATCCGCCTTTGTCACTGAAAGAAGGCAATGGTGACCAGGTTGGTTACGATGGCCGTTATACCGATGCACTGGGCAGGACTTTTTACCTGACCGGTTCGTATAACTTCTGA
- a CDS encoding RodZ family helix-turn-helix domain-containing protein, translating to MKDSEHSQPALSEVTGTFHYQELIESRLGQPIAADLIEAEAQRLAASPGAKLAAGRTALGWSVEQVAAQLKLAPRQIIALEKDDYPALPEAAIVKGFTRAYAKLVKLDPGPILALMAADTDKKRQTASKTDKPRRPGSPVQNQGSALGIYICLFIAAALAYAYFNLQH from the coding sequence ATGAAAGATTCTGAACATAGTCAGCCTGCTCTGTCAGAAGTCACTGGTACGTTTCATTATCAGGAATTGATTGAATCACGGCTCGGTCAACCAATCGCTGCGGATTTGATCGAGGCTGAAGCACAAAGACTGGCAGCTTCACCCGGTGCCAAACTGGCAGCCGGACGCACGGCACTTGGCTGGTCAGTTGAACAGGTGGCGGCCCAGTTGAAACTGGCACCCCGCCAAATCATAGCACTGGAAAAAGACGACTATCCCGCCCTGCCAGAAGCGGCGATAGTCAAAGGCTTCACACGCGCATATGCGAAGCTGGTCAAACTTGATCCCGGACCTATCCTGGCCTTGATGGCGGCAGATACGGATAAAAAACGGCAGACGGCAAGCAAGACGGATAAGCCCCGCCGCCCAGGCAGCCCAGTGCAAAATCAGGGTTCTGCACTGGGTATTTATATCTGCCTGTTTATTGCAGCGGCGCTGGCTTATGCCTATTTCAATTTACAGCACTGA